Proteins from a genomic interval of Leifsonia shinshuensis:
- a CDS encoding Ku protein: MRAIWTGAITFGLVNVPVKVYSATEDHDVALHQVHDADGGRIRYKRVCEIDGKTIPYEHIAKAYDDGERTVILTPEDLESLPAERSREIDVVEFVPNDQLDPIMFDRSYYLEPDSKSLKAYALLRKTLEDEDRTAIVNFALRQKTRLGALRVRGNVLVLQTMLWHDEIRAAEFPSLETTPRITERELSLSSALMESFAGDFEPEKFSDEYQDELRKLIDAKLEQGESIDTAATFGEEQEEAKKGGGEVIDLMEALQRSVERSRGGAAKDAAEKKPAAKEKKAPAKKTATKTPAKPAAKAKKPA; encoded by the coding sequence ATGAGGGCCATATGGACGGGAGCCATCACCTTCGGGCTGGTCAATGTGCCGGTGAAGGTCTACAGCGCGACCGAGGACCACGACGTGGCGCTGCACCAGGTGCACGACGCCGACGGCGGGCGCATCCGGTACAAGCGCGTCTGCGAGATCGACGGCAAGACGATCCCGTACGAGCACATCGCCAAGGCGTACGACGACGGCGAGCGGACGGTGATCCTGACGCCGGAGGACCTGGAGTCGCTGCCCGCCGAGCGCAGCCGCGAGATCGACGTCGTGGAGTTCGTACCGAACGACCAGCTCGACCCGATCATGTTCGACCGCAGCTACTACCTGGAGCCGGACTCCAAGTCGCTGAAGGCCTACGCGCTGCTGCGGAAGACCCTGGAGGACGAGGACCGCACCGCGATCGTCAACTTCGCGCTGCGGCAGAAGACCCGGCTGGGCGCGCTCCGCGTGCGCGGCAACGTCCTGGTGCTGCAGACGATGCTGTGGCACGACGAGATCCGCGCCGCCGAGTTCCCCTCCCTGGAGACGACGCCGCGGATCACCGAGCGGGAGCTCTCGCTGTCCTCCGCCCTGATGGAGAGCTTCGCGGGGGACTTCGAGCCGGAGAAGTTCAGCGACGAGTACCAGGACGAGCTGCGCAAGCTGATCGACGCCAAGCTGGAGCAGGGCGAGAGCATCGACACCGCCGCCACCTTCGGCGAGGAGCAGGAGGAGGCCAAGAAGGGCGGCGGCGAGGTCATCGACCTGATGGAGGCGCTGCAGCGCAGCGTCGAGCGGAGCAGGGGAGGCGCCGCGAAGGACGCCGCAGAGAAGAAGCCGGCGGCGAAGGAGAAGAAGGCTCCGGCCAAGAAGACCGCGACGAAGACTCCAGCGAAGCCCGCGGCGAAGGCCAAGAAGCCCGCGTGA
- a CDS encoding DNA topoisomerase IB, translating to MTRLRRSDPSGPGYARRSSAKGPVYEDEAGNRIVDERELERIRSLVIPPAWKDVWISPDARGHIQAVGTDAAGRRQYLYHESWRLRQDRIKFERAAQLAETLPGARRKVTMDLRQEGFGRDRILAAAFRIIDLGSLRIGSEEYLHANGSRGLTTLLCRHVAIDGDEVTLTFPAKSAQKWASTIEDADLAALLAEIVAVRGQRSRLLSWKDGTWHTIRPASLNEYIQRQTGGEFTAKDFRTLHGTIVAAEALAGLGVADKEAQRAKRVTAAVAEAADALGNTPTIARNSYIDPRVFDRYRAGEVIDVRRGRAPEPALLELLS from the coding sequence GTGACGCGCCTGCGCCGCAGCGACCCCTCCGGGCCGGGCTATGCCCGCCGCAGCTCCGCGAAGGGTCCCGTGTACGAGGACGAGGCGGGCAACCGCATCGTGGACGAGCGCGAGCTGGAGCGCATCCGCTCGCTCGTCATCCCGCCCGCGTGGAAGGACGTCTGGATCTCGCCGGACGCCCGCGGCCACATCCAGGCGGTCGGGACGGACGCCGCCGGCCGGCGGCAGTACCTCTACCACGAGTCCTGGCGGCTGCGGCAGGACCGGATCAAGTTCGAGCGCGCCGCCCAGCTCGCCGAGACGCTGCCCGGCGCTCGCCGCAAGGTCACGATGGACCTGCGGCAGGAGGGCTTCGGGCGCGACCGCATCCTGGCGGCGGCGTTCCGCATCATCGACCTCGGCAGCCTCCGGATCGGCAGCGAGGAGTACCTGCACGCCAACGGCAGCCGCGGCCTCACCACGCTGCTCTGCCGCCATGTCGCGATCGACGGCGACGAGGTCACCCTGACCTTCCCGGCGAAGTCGGCGCAGAAGTGGGCCAGCACGATCGAGGACGCCGACCTGGCCGCCCTGCTCGCGGAGATCGTGGCCGTGCGAGGCCAGCGGTCCCGGCTGCTGTCGTGGAAGGACGGCACCTGGCACACGATCCGCCCGGCGTCGCTGAACGAGTACATCCAGCGGCAGACCGGCGGCGAGTTCACGGCGAAGGACTTCCGGACCCTGCACGGCACGATCGTCGCGGCGGAGGCGCTCGCCGGGCTCGGGGTCGCCGACAAGGAGGCCCAGCGCGCGAAGCGGGTGACGGCCGCGGTCGCCGAAGCCGCGGACGCCCTCGGCAACACCCCGACGATCGCGCGCAACAGCTACATCGATCCGCGGGTGTTCGACCGCTACCGCGCCGGGGAGGTCATCGACGTCCGCCGCGGGCGCGCGCCGGAGCCCGCACTCCTGGAACTCCTGAGCTGA